Proteins encoded by one window of Lactobacillus paragasseri:
- a CDS encoding ATP-dependent RecD-like DNA helicase, whose product MAETGFTGRINGIVFENNQDLFKIIDVDLISKLADYDRDNIRVTGNFGDIQIGSTYKFVGQIVVHEKFGKQFRVSSYEPVLPHEEGSLAKYLSSDKFPGIGKKAAERIIDSLGTNALDLIKANPTEIDDLDLTQKQKDSLLSGINQMDSFSEIVIKLAKYGINKKTAGNIYKAYHGDSLKKLEEDPYQAVGEIRGFGFKTADNIGQALGIELNDPRRVRGAILSILQNALSTLGDTYVALDDLLTQAYELVQASSYDDLANSVNELQRQGKVVVSGDKAALQEIFQTELDISNELKRLVKNRVKKEDFSDENIEQAINHAEEELEIKYDETQKNAIKNALNNPISILTGGPGTGKTTIINGILMCLKELADIPSGALYSEDPPFLLAAPTGRAAKRMSEITDISAKTIHRLLGLGIGENDATDVNELNGEILIIDEMSMVDMFLFKQLLSGINSTKRIVFVGDQDQLPSVGAGNIFSDLIKSEAFPTTRLQVIHRQGEDSSIIKLAHAINEEDAEQIIFNKTKNYSFIPCQPSLVGDAIDQIVNLAIKRGFKKDDVQVLGAMYNGQGGITHLNDILQDVMNPMSSKTKVIEAHNESFRIGDRILQLQNNPEKDIYNGQIGKIIGLNPDDKAKILIADFDGREIEFNVKDLNDITRAYAITIHKSQGSEFPLVILNLTMQNYMMLRRNLLYTAITRAEKNLVMVGEKKAYLMALRTPGNDRKTDLASKIRHELGLKEVVEHNSNANTKQEQVQTEIKEEINEPKDYILTPDLIYSGKIDPMIGMEDIKLKTRD is encoded by the coding sequence ATGGCAGAAACTGGTTTTACTGGACGAATTAATGGGATTGTTTTTGAAAATAATCAGGATCTTTTCAAAATTATTGATGTAGATTTAATTAGCAAATTAGCAGATTATGATCGTGATAATATCCGGGTAACTGGTAATTTTGGTGATATTCAGATTGGATCGACTTATAAATTTGTCGGTCAAATTGTTGTACATGAAAAATTCGGTAAACAATTTCGTGTTAGTTCATATGAACCTGTTTTACCACATGAAGAGGGAAGTCTAGCTAAATATCTAAGTTCTGATAAATTCCCTGGTATTGGTAAAAAAGCTGCTGAAAGAATTATTGATAGTCTAGGAACGAATGCTTTAGACCTGATTAAGGCCAATCCAACTGAAATTGATGACCTTGATTTAACACAAAAGCAGAAAGATAGTTTACTATCTGGAATTAATCAGATGGATTCTTTTTCAGAAATTGTTATTAAACTAGCTAAGTATGGAATTAATAAAAAAACTGCTGGAAATATTTATAAAGCCTATCATGGAGATTCTCTTAAAAAACTTGAAGAAGATCCTTATCAAGCCGTTGGTGAAATTAGAGGTTTTGGTTTTAAAACAGCTGATAATATTGGCCAAGCACTTGGAATTGAATTAAATGATCCAAGAAGGGTTAGAGGTGCAATTTTAAGTATTTTGCAGAATGCTCTAAGTACGCTGGGAGACACTTATGTGGCACTAGATGATTTATTAACGCAAGCGTATGAATTGGTTCAGGCTAGTTCTTATGATGACTTAGCAAATAGCGTGAATGAGCTTCAGCGACAAGGTAAGGTAGTTGTTTCAGGTGATAAAGCAGCCTTGCAAGAAATTTTTCAAACGGAGCTTGATATTTCAAATGAATTAAAACGTCTAGTCAAAAATCGGGTAAAAAAAGAAGACTTCAGTGATGAAAACATTGAGCAGGCAATTAATCATGCTGAAGAAGAACTTGAGATTAAGTATGACGAAACGCAAAAGAATGCGATTAAAAATGCTTTAAATAATCCAATTTCTATCCTTACTGGTGGACCAGGTACTGGTAAGACAACAATTATCAATGGAATTTTAATGTGCTTAAAGGAACTTGCTGACATCCCGAGCGGGGCGTTATATAGTGAGGATCCACCATTTTTATTAGCTGCACCAACTGGTCGAGCAGCTAAGAGAATGAGCGAAATTACTGATATTTCTGCTAAAACTATTCATCGCTTGTTAGGACTAGGTATTGGCGAAAATGATGCAACTGATGTTAATGAATTAAATGGCGAGATTCTAATCATTGACGAAATGTCAATGGTTGATATGTTTCTATTTAAGCAGTTGTTATCAGGTATTAATTCGACGAAAAGAATTGTTTTTGTTGGGGATCAAGATCAGCTGCCCTCGGTTGGAGCGGGAAATATTTTTAGTGACTTAATTAAGTCAGAAGCATTCCCAACAACTAGACTCCAGGTAATCCATCGGCAAGGAGAAGATTCATCAATTATCAAGCTAGCTCACGCAATTAACGAAGAAGATGCTGAACAGATAATTTTTAATAAAACTAAGAATTATTCCTTTATCCCTTGTCAACCTAGTTTAGTTGGAGATGCAATTGATCAGATTGTTAACTTAGCTATTAAGCGTGGTTTTAAAAAGGATGATGTTCAGGTCCTTGGAGCTATGTATAATGGTCAGGGCGGAATCACTCACTTGAACGATATCTTGCAAGATGTAATGAATCCAATGTCTTCAAAAACTAAAGTAATTGAAGCGCATAATGAAAGCTTTAGAATTGGCGATCGTATTCTTCAATTACAAAATAATCCCGAAAAGGATATTTATAATGGTCAAATTGGCAAAATTATTGGACTTAATCCAGATGATAAGGCGAAGATCTTAATTGCTGATTTTGATGGTCGAGAAATAGAATTTAACGTTAAAGATTTAAATGATATTACTCGTGCTTATGCAATTACAATTCACAAGTCGCAGGGATCTGAATTTCCTTTAGTTATTTTGAATCTTACTATGCAGAATTATATGATGTTGAGACGTAACTTGCTTTATACGGCAATTACCCGTGCTGAGAAAAATCTTGTCATGGTAGGAGAAAAAAAGGCTTACCTTATGGCCTTACGTACGCCAGGAAATGACCGTAAGACGGATTTAGCTTCTAAGATCAGGCATGAGCTAGGACTGAAAGAAGTAGTTGAGCATAATTCTAACGCAAATACTAAACAAGAGCAGGTTCAAACTGAAATTAAGGAAGAAATAAATGAACCCAAAGACTATATCTTAACTCCTGATTTAATTTATTCTGGTAAAATTGACCCAATGATTGGGATGGAAGATATAAAATTAAAAACAAGAGATTAG
- a CDS encoding tetratricopeptide repeat protein, which translates to MDKKIANLYDAGKVDDAIHLLIKKINNHPKNIENYLQLSTYLIEQNSADQALELLEKARGLVDQPEALTYNIAVCYYMQGDFAKSLALLNSIPDDEETMYQKSLIFMKLGQYQKALAYALTLKNQDERTLELIGDIWLSLGDLKSANQTYSKILKDQRNAKVNFLLGLTLFDTNPDKAEKYFKVSKKQNPKYFAQAQKQYNAVAKLIRGKNGRNWFYWTN; encoded by the coding sequence ATGGATAAAAAAATAGCCAACTTATATGATGCTGGCAAAGTTGATGATGCTATACATTTATTGATTAAAAAAATAAATAATCATCCTAAAAATATTGAAAATTATTTACAGCTTTCAACTTATTTGATTGAACAAAATTCGGCTGATCAAGCTTTAGAATTATTAGAAAAAGCTCGAGGACTTGTTGATCAACCAGAGGCTTTAACTTATAACATTGCTGTTTGTTACTACATGCAGGGAGATTTTGCTAAATCGTTAGCTTTACTTAATTCGATTCCAGATGATGAAGAAACGATGTATCAAAAGTCCTTGATTTTTATGAAGTTAGGCCAATATCAAAAGGCACTAGCTTATGCTTTAACTTTGAAAAATCAGGATGAGAGGACTTTAGAATTAATAGGTGATATTTGGCTTAGTCTGGGAGATTTAAAATCAGCAAATCAAACTTATAGTAAGATTCTAAAAGATCAAAGAAATGCAAAAGTTAACTTCTTGCTAGGTTTAACTTTATTTGATACTAACCCTGATAAGGCAGAAAAATATTTTAAAGTTTCGAAAAAACAGAATCCAAAATATTTTGCCCAAGCGCAAAAACAATACAATGCTGTAGCAAAATTGATTAGAGGTAAAAATGGCAGAAACTGGTTTTACTGGACGAATTAA
- a CDS encoding histidine phosphatase family protein yields MQLYFVRHGKTKWNLEGRYQGGSGNSPLLPESYEDIKKLAEYLKGTKFRAFYASPLQRALTTAVMLRNDMGITVPVIVDDRLKEFNLGDLEGMKFVDAESQYPDQIKAFRYSPERYDPSTFHGEDFEHMIKRGKSLISDIVKRYPNKDDKVLLVSHGAALCALIRTLEGYDVADIRKRGGLTNTSLTILDTENQGKTFNEIAWNETSYLDRKITSRDTI; encoded by the coding sequence ATGCAATTATATTTTGTTAGACATGGAAAAACAAAGTGGAATTTAGAAGGGCGCTATCAAGGAGGTAGTGGTAATTCACCACTATTGCCAGAAAGCTATGAAGATATTAAAAAATTAGCTGAGTACTTAAAGGGAACTAAGTTTAGGGCCTTTTATGCTAGTCCTTTACAACGTGCTTTAACTACTGCTGTAATGCTTAGAAATGATATGGGGATTACTGTTCCAGTTATTGTAGATGATCGCCTGAAAGAGTTTAATCTTGGCGATCTTGAGGGAATGAAATTTGTTGACGCTGAGAGTCAATACCCTGATCAAATTAAGGCCTTTCGTTATTCGCCAGAACGCTACGATCCATCAACTTTTCATGGTGAAGACTTTGAACACATGATTAAACGTGGTAAAAGTTTAATTAGTGATATTGTTAAACGCTATCCAAATAAAGATGATAAGGTGCTTTTGGTGAGCCACGGGGCAGCTCTATGTGCATTAATTAGAACTCTTGAAGGTTATGACGTTGCTGATATTAGAAAACGTGGCGGCTTGACTAATACTAGCCTGACGATTCTTGACACTGAAAATCAAGGAAAGACCTTTAATGAAATAGCATGGAATGAAACAAGCTATTTAGATCGAAAGATTACTAGTAGGGATACAATTTAA
- the mnmA gene encoding tRNA 2-thiouridine(34) synthase MnmA, translating into MVDNSKIRVVVGMSGGVDSSVSALLLKQQGFDVVGVFMKNWDDTDDSGVCTATEDYEDVKKVADEIGIPYYSINFEKDYWERVFEYFLNEYKKGRTPNPDVMCNKEIKFKSFLDFAMDLDADYIAMGHYAATKVDENGIVHMMRPKDGNKDQTYFLSQLSQDQLKKVIFPLANLTKPQVREIAIAAGLATAKKKDSTGICFIGERNFRKFLSEFLPAQSGKMVTPDGKVVGEHAGLMYYTIGQRSGLGLGSTKESTDPWFVVGKDLKKNELIVEQGYDSKLLYATSLDASGVSFFTGLPDHDIDLKCTAKFRYRQPDVGVTMHYHAKDNTVHVEFDEPARAVTPGQAIVFYNGEECLGGATIDRAYQNEKQLQLV; encoded by the coding sequence ATGGTAGATAACAGCAAAATTAGAGTCGTTGTTGGAATGAGTGGGGGAGTCGATTCTTCAGTTTCTGCTCTTTTACTCAAACAACAAGGCTTTGATGTTGTCGGCGTCTTCATGAAGAATTGGGATGATACTGATGATTCCGGAGTTTGTACGGCAACTGAAGATTACGAAGATGTAAAAAAAGTTGCAGATGAAATCGGCATTCCTTATTATTCTATTAACTTTGAAAAAGATTATTGGGAGCGAGTATTTGAATATTTCTTAAATGAATATAAAAAAGGCAGAACTCCTAATCCCGATGTAATGTGCAATAAAGAAATAAAATTTAAATCCTTCTTAGACTTTGCAATGGACCTAGATGCAGATTATATTGCAATGGGGCACTATGCAGCAACCAAAGTTGATGAGAATGGTATTGTACATATGATGCGGCCAAAGGATGGCAATAAGGACCAAACTTACTTCTTAAGTCAACTTTCACAAGATCAACTGAAAAAGGTAATCTTCCCACTTGCTAACTTAACCAAGCCTCAGGTGCGTGAAATCGCAATTGCTGCAGGCCTTGCAACTGCTAAGAAGAAGGATTCAACTGGAATCTGTTTTATTGGTGAACGTAATTTTAGAAAATTCTTGAGTGAGTTTTTACCAGCTCAATCAGGAAAGATGGTTACCCCTGATGGAAAAGTTGTGGGCGAGCATGCTGGATTAATGTATTATACTATTGGTCAAAGATCTGGTCTTGGCTTAGGTTCAACGAAAGAATCAACTGATCCTTGGTTTGTAGTTGGTAAGGATTTAAAAAAGAATGAATTGATCGTTGAGCAGGGATACGACAGTAAGCTTTTATATGCTACTAGCTTAGATGCAAGTGGTGTTTCTTTCTTTACTGGTTTACCCGATCATGACATTGACTTGAAGTGTACAGCTAAGTTCAGGTACCGCCAGCCAGATGTTGGTGTTACTATGCATTACCATGCAAAAGATAATACAGTCCATGTTGAATTTGATGAGCCTGCACGTGCCGTTACACCAGGACAGGCAATTGTTTTTTATAATGGCGAAGAATGTCTTGGCGGAGCAACTATTGACCGTGCTTACCAGAATGAAAAGCAATTACAATTAGTATAG
- a CDS encoding DUF1831 domain-containing protein, which translates to MANTVIINGDNRKFTISSEIKRYALIDAGFTKTKRGNFMYKHPLYNESPYNATCQLKLTINEDLDHLTMVVTDTNGLQKVNIFKNKQLAPMVELLDFILKDLEDRQIIAPC; encoded by the coding sequence ATGGCAAATACAGTAATTATTAATGGCGATAATCGTAAATTTACAATTAGTTCAGAAATTAAGCGTTACGCTTTAATTGATGCAGGCTTTACTAAGACTAAAAGAGGTAATTTCATGTATAAGCATCCTTTATATAATGAATCCCCTTATAATGCGACCTGTCAGTTAAAACTAACAATTAACGAAGATTTAGATCATTTAACAATGGTAGTCACTGATACTAATGGCTTACAGAAAGTTAATATTTTTAAAAATAAGCAGTTAGCACCAATGGTTGAGTTACTTGACTTCATTTTAAAGGATCTTGAAGATCGTCAGATTATTGCACCTTGCTAA
- a CDS encoding cysteine desulfurase family protein: protein MTRKNVYLDNAATTPMDPKVIEKISSEMTNDFGNASSQHAFGRRARQVVEAARHQLAETINAEDKEIIFTSGGSESNNTAIFGTARARKKIGKKIITTKIEHPSVLNPMKRLAQEGYEIVYLDVDEAGHINLKDLKRELTPDTILVSVMAVNNEVGSIMPLKEIGELVKDSNAYFHVDDVQGFGNIEIDVKDMNIDLLSTSAHKVNGPKFLGFLYEKNGLNVSNLLLGGEQELKRRPGTENVPGIAGFGVAAQELREMDKKQLQENYRKFQQIILDELDQNKIDYEINGSLKGAVSHHVLNLWLKGVGTYSALTNLDLNGYAVSGGSACTAGSLNPSHVLEAMYGKNSLRIEESIRISFGRFTTADEVKGFADSLVKMCQRLSK from the coding sequence ATGACTAGAAAAAATGTATATTTGGATAATGCGGCTACTACTCCGATGGATCCAAAAGTAATTGAAAAAATTAGTAGTGAGATGACCAATGATTTTGGAAATGCTTCTAGTCAACATGCATTTGGACGTAGAGCACGTCAAGTGGTTGAAGCAGCTCGTCACCAACTAGCAGAAACAATTAATGCAGAAGATAAAGAAATTATTTTTACTAGTGGTGGATCTGAAAGTAATAATACTGCAATTTTTGGGACAGCACGTGCTAGAAAGAAGATTGGCAAGAAAATAATTACTACCAAGATTGAACATCCCTCTGTTTTGAATCCAATGAAACGTTTAGCTCAAGAAGGATATGAAATTGTTTATCTTGATGTAGATGAAGCTGGACATATCAATTTAAAGGACTTAAAGAGAGAATTAACGCCAGATACGATTCTAGTTTCAGTAATGGCAGTTAATAATGAAGTTGGTTCAATCATGCCTCTAAAAGAAATTGGTGAACTAGTTAAAGACTCAAATGCCTATTTTCATGTAGATGACGTGCAAGGATTTGGAAATATTGAAATCGATGTTAAAGATATGAATATCGATTTATTATCTACTTCTGCTCATAAGGTTAACGGACCTAAATTTTTGGGCTTTCTTTATGAAAAAAATGGCTTAAATGTAAGTAATCTTCTTTTAGGAGGAGAGCAAGAACTAAAGCGTCGTCCAGGGACTGAGAATGTTCCAGGAATTGCCGGCTTTGGCGTTGCTGCCCAAGAATTGAGAGAGATGGACAAAAAACAGCTTCAGGAAAATTATCGAAAGTTTCAGCAAATAATTCTTGATGAACTTGATCAAAATAAGATTGACTATGAAATTAATGGCTCACTTAAGGGAGCCGTTTCCCATCACGTTTTAAACTTGTGGTTAAAGGGCGTTGGAACTTATTCTGCTTTGACTAACTTAGATTTGAATGGTTATGCAGTTTCAGGTGGATCGGCATGTACAGCAGGTTCATTAAATCCCTCTCATGTGTTAGAGGCAATGTATGGTAAAAACTCTCTTCGTATTGAAGAATCGATTCGAATTAGTTTTGGACGTTTTACTACTGCAGATGAAGTTAAAGGTTTTGCAGATAGCTTAGTTAAAATGTGTCAACGATTAAGTAAATAA
- a CDS encoding 5'-methylthioadenosine/adenosylhomocysteine nucleosidase has product MKIAIIVPMEEEAEFYKKHFKSETKEVFGTTEFDHFSINGNDIYLGLSGIGKVNAAMNLTSLLTKEDIDLVFMTGSAGSMQENVKRKDLILVDSFAYHDAHCVSAGEYVEGQIPREPARFNLKSPAREAFKKYLLSQNVDFKEGLVVTGDTFVQSEAQKDEIKKNFSDALGVEMEGAAFAQVARHFNTPLVAIRAISDNGDANADNDFDKFVKEVGAKAASVISSYLEETVLD; this is encoded by the coding sequence ATGAAAATTGCGATTATTGTTCCAATGGAAGAAGAGGCCGAATTTTATAAAAAGCATTTTAAGTCTGAAACTAAAGAAGTTTTTGGTACAACTGAATTTGATCACTTTTCAATTAATGGAAATGACATTTACTTAGGTCTTAGTGGAATTGGAAAAGTTAATGCGGCTATGAACTTAACTAGCTTATTAACTAAAGAAGATATTGACTTAGTGTTTATGACTGGTTCTGCTGGTTCAATGCAAGAAAATGTGAAAAGAAAAGATTTAATTTTGGTAGATAGTTTTGCTTACCATGATGCACATTGTGTGAGCGCTGGAGAATACGTTGAAGGTCAAATTCCACGTGAACCAGCAAGATTTAATCTTAAGAGCCCAGCACGTGAAGCATTTAAGAAGTATCTTTTAAGCCAAAATGTAGACTTTAAAGAAGGTCTTGTTGTTACGGGGGATACTTTTGTACAATCTGAAGCACAAAAAGATGAAATTAAAAAGAACTTTTCTGACGCACTTGGGGTGGAAATGGAAGGAGCAGCTTTTGCACAAGTTGCTAGACATTTCAATACGCCTTTAGTTGCTATTCGTGCTATTTCAGATAATGGCGATGCTAATGCTGATAATGACTTTGATAAGTTTGTTAAAGAAGTGGGTGCTAAAGCAGCCAGCGTAATTTCATCTTATCTTGAAGAAACAGTTTTAGATTAG
- a CDS encoding NUDIX hydrolase, with amino-acid sequence MNLRETEISNKPVFEGRLIDLNVETISLPNGKTATREIVKHPDASAAIAINDEKKMLLVKQWREPIKQLTLEIPAGLIDETDASPLDAMKRELNEEGGYKAEYWEKVSEFYTSVGFCDEKIHLFYCDTLSKIEHKRPLDEDEFLTQEWYSLPEIKQLIASGKIMDAKTVMAITFWENMILTGNQSND; translated from the coding sequence GTGAATCTAAGAGAAACTGAAATCTCAAACAAGCCTGTATTCGAAGGTAGACTTATCGACTTAAACGTTGAAACTATTAGTCTACCTAATGGAAAAACAGCAACTCGTGAAATAGTTAAGCATCCCGATGCTAGTGCAGCAATTGCAATTAATGATGAGAAAAAAATGCTTCTTGTAAAGCAATGGCGAGAACCTATCAAACAGTTAACTCTAGAAATTCCTGCAGGTTTAATTGACGAAACAGATGCATCTCCGCTTGATGCAATGAAAAGAGAGTTAAATGAAGAGGGCGGCTATAAGGCAGAATATTGGGAAAAGGTAAGTGAATTTTATACTTCAGTTGGATTCTGTGATGAAAAAATTCATTTATTCTATTGTGATACTTTGTCAAAAATTGAGCACAAACGTCCTCTTGATGAAGATGAATTTTTAACTCAAGAATGGTACAGTCTTCCTGAGATAAAACAATTAATTGCGTCAGGCAAGATTATGGATGCTAAGACCGTTATGGCAATTACATTCTGGGAAAATATGATTTTAACAGGAAACCAAAGTAATGACTGA
- a CDS encoding cold-shock protein — MRKGTVKQFDSNSAYGFIEDDLTHSSYFVFYKSIKEEGYKKLNVGQRVRYQLAQGKKGLQCINVYVDHD; from the coding sequence ATGCGTAAGGGTACTGTTAAACAATTCGATTCGAATTCTGCGTACGGATTTATTGAGGATGATCTAACGCACTCATCTTATTTTGTTTTTTATAAATCGATTAAAGAAGAGGGTTATAAAAAGTTAAATGTAGGACAAAGAGTACGTTACCAATTAGCACAAGGAAAAAAGGGTCTACAATGTATCAACGTTTATGTTGATCATGACTAA
- the ileS gene encoding isoleucine--tRNA ligase, with protein sequence MRVKDTLNLGKTKFKMRGNLPVREAQWQKEWEENKLYEQRLKLNEGKPRFDLHDGPPFANGNIHMGHSLNKISKDIIVRFKNMNGYYAPYVPGWDTHGLPVEQQLAKKGVDRKSMDRAKYRELCRQFAEEQVKKQMTDFKRLGVMADWDHPYITLQPKFEAEEIRVFGEMFKKGYIYKGKKPVYWSWSSESTLAEAEVEYHDIKSPRIYVAFPIEDGKGILDSDTSLVIWTTTPWTIPSNVGITVNPKFDYVVVEVNGKKYVIGADRLSAVAEDLGWKDYKVLKTLKGTDFDRMTYRHPLYGKTGLGQYGLVMNDTYVTDDDGTGLVHNATGFGEDDYNVGRRYGLAVFGPMDAQGRFTKEVPDPDLVGMFYDDANKVVADKLEKAGALLKLSFFTHSYPHDWRTKKPVIYRATTQWFASVDKFRDQILAEIEKASFIPTWGKTRLYNMIKDRGDWVISRQRAWGVPLPIFYAEDDTPIVTPETIEHVAQIFEKEGSNAWYTHTAEELLPKGFKSEHSPNGKFRKETDILDVWFDSGSSWAGVMKERDGLGFPADLYLEGSDQYRGWFNSSLITSVAVTGKAPYKQVLSQGFVLDDKGHKMSKSLGNVISPNDVVKQMGAEIIRLWVAGADTTSDVAVSQDILRQSAESYRKIRNTMRFMLANTTDFDPKQNSIAYPDMSGVDQYMEIKLNRLIEEAIEAYNKFDFNSVYKKVFSFISNDLSAFYLDFAKDVLYIDPEDSETRRSMQTVIYDVLVKLTKLMTPILPHTMEEVWGYLKEPEDYVQLANMPEVEHFANEDEVLTDWNDFMKVRSDVLKALEEARSAKVIGKSFEAHVTLYPTEETRKLLDKLNANVRQILIVSDLTISDDQAPENAEKLSTASIVVEHAAGEVCPRCRRTTTDVGSDSRFPELCARCAAIVAENFPEAEKEGLEK encoded by the coding sequence ATGAGAGTCAAAGATACATTGAATTTGGGCAAAACTAAATTTAAGATGCGCGGAAATCTTCCAGTGCGTGAAGCTCAATGGCAAAAAGAATGGGAAGAAAATAAATTATATGAACAAAGATTAAAGCTCAATGAAGGCAAGCCTCGCTTTGACCTTCATGATGGCCCTCCATTTGCTAATGGTAATATTCACATGGGTCACTCATTAAATAAGATCTCTAAGGATATTATCGTTCGTTTCAAGAATATGAATGGTTATTATGCTCCTTATGTTCCTGGTTGGGATACGCATGGCCTTCCAGTTGAACAGCAGCTAGCTAAAAAGGGCGTTGATCGTAAAAGTATGGATCGCGCAAAGTATAGAGAACTTTGCCGTCAATTTGCTGAAGAACAAGTTAAGAAGCAAATGACCGACTTTAAGCGTTTAGGCGTAATGGCTGATTGGGATCATCCTTATATTACTTTACAGCCTAAGTTTGAAGCTGAAGAAATTAGAGTATTCGGCGAAATGTTCAAAAAAGGTTACATCTACAAGGGTAAGAAGCCTGTTTATTGGTCATGGTCAAGTGAATCAACTTTGGCTGAAGCAGAAGTTGAATACCATGATATTAAATCACCAAGAATCTATGTTGCTTTCCCAATTGAAGATGGAAAAGGAATCTTAGATTCAGATACTTCACTTGTAATTTGGACTACTACTCCTTGGACTATTCCAAGTAACGTCGGAATTACTGTAAATCCCAAATTTGATTATGTAGTTGTTGAAGTTAACGGTAAAAAGTATGTGATCGGTGCTGATCGCCTTTCAGCAGTTGCTGAGGATTTAGGCTGGAAAGACTATAAAGTTCTTAAGACCCTAAAGGGTACTGATTTCGACCGAATGACATATAGACATCCTCTTTATGGTAAGACTGGGTTAGGTCAATATGGTCTAGTTATGAACGATACCTATGTTACTGATGATGATGGTACTGGCTTAGTTCATAATGCTACTGGTTTTGGTGAGGATGACTACAATGTTGGTCGTCGTTATGGTTTGGCAGTATTTGGTCCAATGGATGCACAAGGTAGATTTACTAAAGAAGTGCCAGATCCTGACCTAGTTGGTATGTTCTATGATGATGCTAACAAAGTGGTGGCCGATAAACTTGAAAAAGCTGGTGCGCTCTTAAAACTTAGCTTCTTCACTCACTCATACCCACATGACTGGCGCACTAAGAAACCAGTTATCTATCGTGCAACTACTCAGTGGTTTGCTTCGGTTGATAAATTTAGAGATCAAATTTTAGCAGAAATTGAAAAAGCTAGCTTCATTCCAACCTGGGGTAAAACTCGTCTTTACAATATGATTAAAGATCGTGGTGACTGGGTAATTTCTCGTCAACGTGCCTGGGGTGTTCCACTTCCAATCTTCTACGCAGAAGATGACACACCAATTGTTACTCCGGAAACAATTGAACACGTTGCTCAAATTTTTGAAAAGGAAGGTTCTAATGCTTGGTATACTCATACTGCTGAAGAATTGCTTCCTAAAGGATTTAAGTCAGAGCATTCACCAAATGGTAAATTCAGAAAAGAAACTGATATTTTAGATGTTTGGTTTGATTCTGGTTCATCATGGGCTGGTGTAATGAAAGAGCGAGATGGTTTAGGATTCCCAGCAGACTTATACCTTGAAGGTAGTGACCAATATCGTGGTTGGTTTAACTCAAGTTTAATTACTTCAGTAGCTGTAACCGGTAAAGCTCCTTATAAACAAGTTTTATCACAAGGATTTGTGTTAGATGATAAGGGACACAAGATGTCTAAGTCATTAGGTAATGTAATCTCACCTAATGATGTGGTTAAGCAAATGGGTGCAGAAATTATTCGTTTATGGGTAGCCGGAGCAGATACTACTTCTGACGTCGCTGTTTCTCAAGATATCTTACGTCAGTCTGCTGAAAGTTACCGTAAGATTAGAAATACTATGCGCTTTATGCTCGCTAATACTACTGACTTTGATCCTAAGCAAAATTCAATTGCTTACCCAGACATGTCTGGTGTTGATCAATATATGGAAATCAAGTTGAATCGCTTGATTGAAGAAGCTATTGAAGCATACAATAAGTTTGATTTCAATAGTGTTTATAAGAAAGTATTTAGCTTTATTTCAAATGACTTATCTGCCTTTTACTTAGACTTTGCTAAGGATGTTCTTTATATCGATCCAGAAGACAGCGAAACTCGTCGCTCAATGCAAACTGTGATTTATGACGTTTTAGTTAAGTTAACTAAGTTGATGACACCAATCTTGCCACATACGATGGAAGAAGTTTGGGGCTATTTAAAGGAACCAGAAGATTACGTTCAACTTGCTAATATGCCAGAAGTAGAACATTTTGCTAATGAAGATGAAGTTCTAACAGACTGGAATGACTTTATGAAGGTTCGTTCTGATGTCTTGAAGGCTCTTGAAGAAGCACGTAGCGCTAAGGTAATTGGTAAGTCATTTGAAGCACACGTTACTCTTTACCCAACTGAAGAAACTAGAAAACTTCTTGATAAATTAAATGCAAATGTAAGACAGATTTTAATTGTTTCCGATTTAACAATCAGTGATGATCAAGCACCTGAAAATGCAGAAAAATTATCAACTGCTTCAATCGTGGTAGAACATGCAGCTGGTGAAGTTTGTCCAAGATGTCGTCGTACTACAACTGATGTTGGTAGTGACTCACGCTTCCCAGAATTATGTGCGCGTTGTGCAGCTATTGTAGCTGAAAACTTTCCTGAAGCAGAAAAAGAAGGCTTAGAGAAATAA